From the genome of Fundulus heteroclitus isolate FHET01 chromosome 7, MU-UCD_Fhet_4.1, whole genome shotgun sequence, one region includes:
- the LOC118563752 gene encoding uncharacterized protein LOC118563752 gives MGESVFCLSCTVGESGIPAPLLFNVRSVFSHFFANIYKKETELCNFWTQSDFFPFLCVFCTIPVILKSLRFLLWHANPYILVAVVACDADVQKSTIRMGPKQQTKTLKVADSKSAEEMEQDGATGQPTVVRQSREELTSLDMNAIAAMLEKCLQCQKDFADRWDKEECKQERRWRQLQVQVGNLRDEVEMRQKSESPPQPGPSSGADEEPVFQRRSQGGPVQRAWTQSDVPKFQEGDDIEQYLTTFERLAAAYQWAEEDWAVRLVPHLTGRARAANVAMAVEDACDYAKVKAAILTKYEINEELYRQRFRDPEVRAGETPREFYNRLKDLYLKWMQPQKRTKEEMGEILILEQFYTSLSPELRVWVKERNPTSAQEAAELVENFLAARRGPKAFRHSFQQKPSFIQGLLRDCGSSRRCRLDSMGLRPRFKD, from the exons ATGGGAgagtctgttttttgtttgtcctgCACTGTTGGAGAAAGTGGAATCCCTGCTCCTCTGCTGTTTAATGTAAGGtctgttttttcacatttttttgcaaatatttataaaaaagaaacggagctctgcaatttttggactcagtctgatttttttccctttttgtgtgttttctgcactATACCGGTCATTTTGAAGTCCCTAAGGTTTTTGCTTTGGCATGCAAACCCTTACATTTTGGTGGCAGTGGTGGCATGTGACGCCGATGTCCAGAAGAGCACAATAAGGATGGGCCCAAAACAGCAGACGAAAACCCTTAAag TTGCAGACTCAAAGTCAGCGGaggagatggagcaggatggaGCTACAGGTCAGCCAACTGTAGTCCGGCAGTCCAGGGAGGAATTGACATCACTGGACATGAATGCCATTGCTGCCATGCTGGAAAAATGTCTTCAGTGCCAGAAGGACTTTGCTGATCGATGGGACAAAGAGGAGTGCAAGCAGGAGAGAAGATGGCGGCAGCTACAAGTGCAAGTAGGCAACTTGAGAGATGAGGTTGAGATGCGGCAGAAGAGTGAATCTCCACCTCAACCAGGCCCCTCTTCAGGTGCGGATGAAGAGCCAGTCTTTCAACGTCGTTCCCAAGGTGGACCAGTACAAAGAGCCTGGACTCAATCAGATGTTCCAAAGTTTCAAGAAGGAGATGACATTGAACAATACCTAACAACCTTTGAAAGGTTAGCAGCGGCCTACCAGTGGGCAGAAGAGGACTGGGCAGTAAGGCTGGTACCTCATCTCACCGGCAGGGCCCGAGCAGCAAACGTGGCCATGGCTGTAGAGGATGCTTGTGACTATGCTAAAGTAAAGGCAGCCATCTTAACTAAGTATGAGATCAATGAAGAGCTTTACAGACAACGATTTAGAGACCCTGAGGTTCGAGCTGGTGAAACCCCTCGAGAGTTCTATAATCGTCTCAAAGATCTTTATTTGAAGTGGATGCAACCTCAGAAGCGGACGAAGGAAGAAATGGGGGAGATCCTCATTCTGGAACAGTTCTACACTTCACTGTCTCCGGAGCTCAGAGTATGGGTTAAAGAGAGGAATCCAACATCAGCACAAGAGGCGGCAGAGTTGGTTGAAAACTTCCTAGCTGCAAGACGGGGACCAAAAGCCTTTCGACACAGCTTTCAACAGAAGCCCAGTTTTATACAGG GACTCCTCAGGGACTGTGGCAGTTCACGAAGATGCCGTTTGGACTCCATGGGGCTCCGGCCACGTTTCAAAGACTGA